The following proteins are encoded in a genomic region of Sebastes fasciatus isolate fSebFas1 chromosome 12, fSebFas1.pri, whole genome shotgun sequence:
- the LOC141779293 gene encoding chemerin-like receptor 1, producing the protein MEMTNASSYHINTTDVSRNNGSTNIDNYAELRKSLHILSLVVYCLAFVLGVLGNGVVIWVTGFKMKKTINTVWFLNLAVADFLFTAFLPLSVIYMALNLHWPFGKFMCKLRIIITVLNMFASVYILMVISVDRCVSVVWPVWAQNHRSVRKASCVSLGVWVLALILSIPYFIFRDTGLKPSKDAIICFNNFALSDDYKTPSVNQLRQLRHEAMTITRFLLGFVVPFTVIVSCYAVIIHRIRRNRTLARQSSRPFKIIAAVITTFFLCWAPYHIIHLIEMVNFRPTNRSITLRHVTTIGGPLANNLAYFNSVLNPLLYVFMGQDFKDKVCKSILTVLETAFREEVSGSHTDTKSVDTSRSREMSALNTEV; encoded by the coding sequence ATGGAGATGACCAATGCCTCTTCCTATCACATCAATACAACAGATGTATCTAGAAATAATGGCTctacaaatattgacaattaTGCAGAGCTGAGAAAGTCTCTCCACATCTTGTCCCTCGTTGTTTACTGTCTGGCCTTTGTCCTTGGTGTGCTCGGGAATGGAGTGGTTATCTGGGTGACCGGGTTCAAGATGAAGAAAACCATTAACACAGTTTGGTTCCTCAACCTGGCTGTGGCCGACTTCCTCTTCACAGCGTTCCTGCCTCTGAGTGTGATCTACATGGCTTTGAATCTCCACTGGCCTTTTGGCAAGTTCATGTGCAAACTTCGTATCATTATAACCGTCCTGAACATGTTTGCCAGTGTCTACATTCTGATGGTGATCAGTGTGGAcagatgtgtgtctgtggtgtggCCCGTCTGGGCCCAGAACCACCGGAGTGTACGCAAGGCGTCCTGTGTGAGTCTGGGTGTTTGGGTACTGGCTCTGATTCTCAGCATTCCGTACTTCATCTTCAGGGACACTGGGCTGAAACCCAGTAAGGACGCCATCATCTGCTTCAACAACTTTGCTCTTTCTGATGACTATAAAACACCGTCTGTGAATCAGCTGCGACAGCTTCGTCATGAGGCCATGACCATCACCCGCTTCCTCCTGGGATTTGTTGTCCCCTTCACTGTCATTGTCTCCTGTTATGCTGTGATAATCCATCGTATCAGAAGAAACCGCACCCTGGCCCGCCAGTCGAGTCGCCCCTTTAAGATCATCGCCGCAGTCATCACCACCTTTTTCCTGTGCTGGGCTCCGTATCACATCATTCATTTAATTGAGATGGTGAATTTCAGGCCTACTAATCGTAGTATAACATTGCGCCATGTCACCACTATTGGTGGTCCTTTAGCAAATAACCTGGCTTATTTCAACAGTGTCCTGAACCCACTGCTGTATGTGTTCATGGGACAAGATTTCAAGGATAAAGTCTGCAAATCCATCCTGACTGTATTGGAGACTGCCTTCCGGGAAGAGGTTTCTGGCTCTCACACCGACACAAAGTCAGTGGACACCAGTCGGAGCAGAGAGATGTCAGCTCTTAATACTGAAGTTTAA
- the LOC141779295 gene encoding chemerin-like receptor 1 yields MEKITTAPYHINTTDVSHANGSLYDKYAELEQSVKIISLVVYCLAFVLGVLGNGVVIWVTGFKMKKTVNTVWFLNLAVADFLYTAFLPLSVTFIFWNLHWPFGKFMCKLHYVIIFLNMFASVFILMMISVDRCVSVVWPVWAQNHRSVRKASCVSLGVWVLALILSTPGVIFRNTEPSSNNDKIINCLTNYALSDNETLSVIQLRKEAITNTRFLLGFVVPFTVIVSCYAVIIHRIRRNRTLASQSSRPFKIIAAVITTFFLCWAPFHIMKLMMVNFRSTYDSETLHLVTTIGYPLASSLAFLNSGLNPLLYVFMGQDFKDRVHKSILKVLENAFQEEVSHSHTNKTSTVISKSKDKSVSDTVV; encoded by the coding sequence ATGGAGAAAATAACTACTGCACCTTATCACATCAATACAACAGATGTATCTCATGCAAATGGCTCTTTGTATGACAAGTATGCAGAGCTGGAACAGTCTGTCAAGATCATATCCCTCGTTGTTTACTGTCTGGCCTTTGTCCTTGGTGTGCTCGGGAATGGAGTGGTTATCTGGGTGACCGGGTTCAAGATGAAGAAAACCGTTAACACAGTTTGGTTCCTCAACCTGGCTGTGGCCGACTTCCTCTACACAGCGTTCCTGCCCCTGAGTGTGACCTTCATATTCTGGAATCTCCACTGGCCTTTTGGCAAGTTCATGTGCAAACTTCATTACGTTATAATCTTCCTGAACATGTTTGCCAGTGTCTTCATTCTGATGATGATCAGTGTGGAcagatgtgtgtctgtggtgtggCCCGTCTGGGCCCAGAACCATCGGAGTGTACGCAAGGCGTCCTGTGTGAGTCTGGGTGTTTGGGTACTAGCTCTGATTCTCAGCACTCCTGGCGTCATCTTCAGGAACACTGAGCCGTCATCTAACAATGACAAAATCATCAACTGCCTCACCAACTATGCTCTTTCTGATAATGAAACACTGTCTGTGATACAGCTTCGTAAGGAGGCCATAACCAACACCCGCTTCCTCCTGGGATTTGTTGTCCCCTTCACTGTCATTGTCTCCTGTTATGCTGTGATAATCCATCGTATCAGAAGAAACCGCACCCTGGCCAGCCAGTCAAGTCGCCCCTTTAAGATCATCGCTGCAGTTATCACCACTTTTTTCCTGTGCTGGGCTCCCTTTCACATCATGAAATTAATGATGGTGAATTTCAGGTCTACTTATGATAGTGAAACATTACACCTTGTCACCACTATTGGGTATCCTTTAGCATCCAGCCTGGCCTTTCTCAACAGTGGCTTGAACCCACTGCTGTATGTGTTCATGGGACAAGATTTCAAAGACAGAGTTCATAAATCCATCCTGAAGGTTTTGGAGAATGCCTTCCAGGAGGAGGTTTCTCACTCTCACACCAACAAAACGTCTACGGTCATCAGCAAAAGCAAAGATAAGTCAGTTAGTGACACTGTGGTATGA